The DNA window TGAGATGGCGGCCCCGGGCGGCCAGCGCCAGCTCCTTGGTCCGGTCGGTGAAGGTCATCACGGCGCCGACCAGCTGATCGCCGTCGCGCACCGGGGCGGTGGTGAGGTCCACCGTGACCGGGCGGCCGTCCTTGCGCCACAGCACGGTGCCGCGCACCCGGTGCTTGCGGCCGGAGGAGAGGGTGTCGGCGAGCGGGGACTCCTCGGCCGCCAGCGCGGTGCCGTCCGCCCGCGAGTGCTGGACCAGCGGGTGCAGCTCGCGGCCGCCCAGCTCGCTGGCCCGGAAGCCCAGGATGTGCGCGGCGGCCGGGTTGATCAGCACCACGCGGCCTTCGAGGTCCACCCCGACGATGCCCTCGGCGGCGGCGCGCAGGATCATCTCGGTCTGCTTGTGCTGGCGGCGCAGCTCCGCCTCGACGTCGAGCCGGTCGGAGAGGTCGCGGACCAGGATGAGCAGCAGTTCGCGGGCGCTGCCCTCGGAGCCGCCGCCGTAGCCGGGGGCGGCCCAGCCGGAGCTGCTGCGGAACGGGTCGTAGGGGGTGAGGGGGGAGGGGGAGTACGGGGACCCCTCGTCCTCGAAGTCGTTGCTGGAGACCTCGACGGGGAAGGTGGTGCCGTCGGTGCGGCGGGCGGTCATCCGCACAGGGCCGTCGGCGCTGTCGGGATCGCTGGGCGCGGGGCGCATCGATCCGGGGATGCGGCTGGGATCGAACTCGGGAAGCAGACCGAGTACGCCCATGCCGACCAGTGAGGTCCCCGGCGCCTGAAGGCTCTCCACGGCAGCGGTGTTGGCGTCCACGACGGTGCCGTTGCTGTTCACGAGCAGCAGCGCGTCCGGAAGCGCGTCGAGTATCGCTGCGAGGCGAGCAGCGCCTCGGGTCGGCCTGCTGCTCACGTCGAGGGGTCCTCCTCTGGCTGAACTCGTGCTGTGCTGCGGTGCCCTCCACCGCCCCCCCAGGCCATGCCATCCAGAACTATCCCATTGTTTTTGCGGTTCCGACGACCCGCCTAGTAACGTTGACGGCGGTTGGTCGCAGCCGGGTAGGCTGTGGCATCATCCATGCACGTGGTGCGCGGCACACTTGTGGTGACGCGAGCCCGCGCGGGGAGGCTTCGCCTAGTCTGGTCTATGGCGCCGCACTGCTAATGCGGTTTGGGCCTTAAAGCCCATCCGGGGTTCAAATCCCCGAGCCTCCGCACTTCGGGACAGCCCCGCCGACTCCGGTCGGCGGGGCTGTCCCCGTTGGGGCGGCCAGGGTTCGTTCGCCGTGGGCGAACGGGGATGGCGGCGGCGCCACGGGCGATATCCGATTTCACCCCCGGGCAGCGGTCATGTAATGTTGTCCCCGCAACACCGCAGGAGGTCGCAAGATCACCTGAGGGCGCTCGTAGCTCAACGGATAGAGCATTTGACTACGGATCAAAAGGTTGCAGGTTCGAATCCTGCCGAGCGCACAGCATCGACGGAGGCCCCGGGCAGACGCCCGGGGCCTCCGCCCTTTCCTCCGCCACTCGGCGACAGCGCGGGAGTAGCGGCAGTAGCGGCTAGTGACGGCCGTGGCGGCCGGTCGCTGGTCGGAGCGGCCTTCCGGATCGGGTAGGCTTGTGCTCGCAACACCGCAGGAGGTCGTAAGACCGCCTGAGGGCGCTCGTAGCTCAACGGATAGAGCATTTGACTACGGATCAAAAGGTTGCAGGTTCGAATCCTGCCGAGCGCACAGCACCGATGGAGGCCCCGGGCAGACGCCCGGGGCCTCCATCGTTTATGCGTGTCCCAGATCCGTCCGGTTGATCCAGGGGACGTCCCGCCGCGTCAGGAACCAGTCCGCCGGGGTCAGCGGCCGAGGCTCGCCGGGCGCCGGTACCGGGTCGTGCCGGATGCGGTCCGGTGGTGCGTCCCGGGAGAGGAGCAGCGGCACCAGCGAGGGCACCAGGTCGGGCGGCCCGGAGAGGTGCACGTCGTACCCCTCCCAGCTGCCGCGCTCCGCCAGGCCGTCGCGCATCAGCCGCGCCGCCTCCTCCCGTCCGGCGCCGTCCGCCGGAGCGGCGAGGACGACCTCCAGCCAGGGGTGGCGCTCGACCAGCTCCCGGACCCGGTCGAGGTCGTAGAGGTCGGCGTCGGAGCGCGCGCCCACGAAGGCCAGGGTCGGCCGGGGGGACTGCGCGACCTGCTCCAGCAGCGCCCTGGCCTGCGCCCACCCGGTCCCGCCGACGACCAGCAGCAGCGGGCGGCGGGAGTCCGGGTCGAGTACGGCGTCGCCCAGCGGCGGGCCCAGCCGCAGCCACTCGCCGGTGCCCACCTGGTCCACCAGGGCCCCGCTGAGCTGCCCACGGGGGATCCGCCGGACGTGGAGGTCCACCGTGCCGTCGGCCCGTGGTGCATTGGCGATCGTGTACGGCCGCCAGATCCGGGACGACCGGGGGCTGCACACGGTGAGGTACTGGCCGGCCGTGAAGGGGTACGGCCGGTCGGGGGCCAGGGTCAGCACCACCACGTCCGGGGCGGCGCGGCGGCGGGCGGCGACGCGGGCGTTCCACCAGGCGGGTTCGCCGGGGTCGACCGCGCGGGCGGCGTCGATCATCGCCTGCGAGATCACCGAGTACGCCTCCGACCAGGTCTTCTCGACCTCGGGCGTCCAGGCGCTGCCGGAGAAGTGGCGCAGTGCGGCGATCAGGCTGGCACCCACCGCCGGGTAGTGGCCTTCCAGCGCCTCGAACTTGCGGTGGTCGCGTCCGAGGGCGCCGAGGTAGGCGGTGAGCTGTTCGGGGTTCTCCAGCCGCAGCACCAGTTGGGTGAGGGCGGCGAAGAGCCGGTCGCGCTGGTCCGCCATGTCGTCGGGGAAGAGCGCGCGTACGCCCGGGTTATGGGTGAACAGATGGGCGTAGAAGTACTTGGCCACGTGGTCGGCGCGGCGTTCCACGACGGCGAAGCTGTCGCGGAGGACCGCAGGGTCGAAGGCCACGGGCGGCGGCCTCAGACGGCCGGGGTCGGTTCGCCGGCTGCGGCGTCGATCATGGTGCTGCTGACCACCTCGTAGACGGCGGCCCAGGAAGCCTCCGTCTCGGGGGTCCAGGCGTCGCCGGCGAAGTGCCGCAGGGTGGCGATCAGGCTGGCTCCGACGGCCGGGTAGTGCTCGGGGAGGGCGCCGTAGCCGGCGTGCCGGCGGCCGAGCTTGCGGACCATGTCCACCAGGGTCGGGGTGTCCTCCAGATGGGAGACCAGGGCTCCGAGGGCGGCCCAGAGGCGGTCCCGCTGCTCGTCCAGGTGGTCCGCGAAGAGCCCTCGTACCCCGGGGTGGTGGGTGAAGAGATGGTCATAGAACCAGGCCGTCACCTCTGTCCCATGGGGCTGGACGGCCGAAAAACTGCTTTTGATGAGTATGGGATTCACTGTCACGGGCCCCGACTGTAGCGACGCGGTGACTCTGTGAACAGATTGTGCTGATGAACAGTCAGAAATAGCTCTGTACAGTCAAATTCAGACAGTCGCTGACCGGTCACAGGTTGAACGGTGGACGAAGCCCTGAGGACCCTCCGCAGCGGGCTGCACGGCGGCGCCCCGATCCGGGAGGATGGCCGTCGGCCCGGGCCGCCCGGCCCCGGCCGACCCCTTGGAATGGAGCAGCCAGTGAAGGGTTTCCGCAGTTTCCTGCTGCGCGGCAATGTGGTCGACCTGGCGGTCGGCATCGTCATCGGCGCGGCGTTCACCGCCGTGGTCAACGGCTTTGTCACCGCTTTTCTCACCCCGCTGATGGGCCTGGCCACCGGCACCGTGGGCGACTACAGCAAGAAGACCTTCACGGTGGCGGGCACCGAGTTCCCCTTCGGCGCCTTCCTCAACGCGGTGATCAGCTTTGTCCTGGTCGCGGCGGTCATCTACTTCCTGGTGGTGCTGCCGTTCGGCAAGCTGAGCGCCCGCTTCATGCCGCGCCAGGACCTGGAAGCCCCCAAGGCCGACTGCCCCGAGTGCCTCAGCTCCATCCCGGCCGCCGCCACCCGCTGCGCCTTCTGCACCGCCGAGGTCGGCAGGCGGCCCGTGCCGGGGCAGGTGCACACGGGCGCCTGACCGGTCGGCGGCCGGTCGGTCGGCGGCTGACCGGTCGGTGCCTGGGTGGTCGGTGCCGGGGCCGTAGCGGCGGGGCGGCTCACCCGGGCCGCTCCACCAGCGCGGGATGCCGGGGGTCGTCCGCGCGGACGACGACATCGGCGCTGCCGGTCGGCTCGGCCTCGGCGTCGTAGCGGGCGTACGCCGGGAGCGTCCAGTGCTCCTCGGGCGGGGTGCGGCGGACGAGTGCGCCCGGCGTGAGCGCCAGATGCACGGTCAGCTCGAAGGGCAGCCACCGGCCCAGCAGCAGCGCGCCGTCGAGCAGCAGCACCCCGCCCGGCGGCAGCTCGGTGTAGGGGGCGCGGGTGGCCCGGTCGGACGCGGCGTCGCGGAGCGAGGGCAGCACCCGGCCGCTGCCGCCCGGGTCCAGCGGGGCGAGGACCTCGCGCAGCAGACCGCCGCTGTCCAGCCAGCCGTCGTAGTAGGAGTCGGGGTCCTGGCGGCCGTACTCCAGGCGGAGCGAGGCGGGCCGCAGGAAGTCCCCGGCCGAGACGCGCAGTACGGGGCGGCCACGGAGCCGCAGCGGCTCGCAGAGTGCGTCGGCGAGCGCGCCGGGGCAGGCTGCCGGGGCGCCGTCCACGGCGACCCGCAGCCAGGGGGTGCCGGGCAGGGCGGCGATGCGGTCGGCCAGTTCATCGGCCAGCCGCTCGGGGGTGATGGGGCGTACGGAAGGGGTCACCACGCCTTCATCCTGCCCGCCCGGACGGCCGAACGGCCCGCCGCCCTCTCACCCGACTCCGCGACACGGGTCAACCAATATGCCGGATTTGGTGTGTTATATGCCTAGCCTGGAGAGGGAACCGGCCCCACAGACCCCGAGGACCGTTCATGGACGTGATCCCCCGCAGCCTCCAACGTTCCGTCCCCAGGACGCAGCCCGAGGAGCAGCCGCCGACCGGCACGGCCGAACCGCTGGACGGTCCGCCCGCCGCAGACGCGGTCGCAGCGCCCGCAGCCGAGACCCCCGCCGCCGCTTCCCCCGCGGCGCCCGACACCACGACCCCGTATGTCCGCCGGCCGCCCCGGTCCGGCCCCGACCTGCGGGAGCAGCTGCCGAAGGTGATGCTCCCCGGCTGGGCCGCGCTGCTCCTCATGCTGGCCTCCGCCGTCGGCGCGGAGATGCTGCTGGGCCGGGCCGCCATGCTGCCGTGGTGGCTACCCGGCCCGGAGGCGGCGTTCCCGGCCGAGCGGATCACCGCCGCCCGCCTCGCCGTGCTGCCGGTCTGCATCGGCCTCTTCGCCCTCGCCGGGCTGATGGCCAACTCGGGCGGCGAGGCCCGGGTGCTGGCCTGCTGGGGCAACTACCGGGGCACGGTGCGCAAGGCCGGTCTGGTCTGGGTGAACCCGATGCTGCGCCGCCGCCGGGTCGATGTCCGGATCCGCCACTGGCGCAGTGACCCGGTGGACGCGGCGGACCGCGACGGTGCCCCGATCCGGGTCTCGCTGCTGGTCGTCTGGCGGGTCCGGGACACCGCCCGGGCGGTGCTCTCGGTGCTCGACCACGAGGACTACCTGCGCGAGCAGGTCCACGCGGTACTCAGCCGCACGGCGGCCACCCTGCCCTGCGACCGCTTCGACGGGCCCGGCCTCTCGCTGCGGGACGGCCAGTGGTTCGGCGACGAGCTGACCAGGGCGCTGGCCGCCGAGGCCGCCCCGGTCGGCCTTGAGGTGTACTCGGTGCAGCCGCTCTCCCTGGAGTACGGCCCGGAGGTCGCGGACAGCATGCGCCGCCGCCGGGT is part of the Peterkaempfera bronchialis genome and encodes:
- a CDS encoding globin domain-containing protein yields the protein MAFDPAVLRDSFAVVERRADHVAKYFYAHLFTHNPGVRALFPDDMADQRDRLFAALTQLVLRLENPEQLTAYLGALGRDHRKFEALEGHYPAVGASLIAALRHFSGSAWTPEVEKTWSEAYSVISQAMIDAARAVDPGEPAWWNARVAARRRAAPDVVVLTLAPDRPYPFTAGQYLTVCSPRSSRIWRPYTIANAPRADGTVDLHVRRIPRGQLSGALVDQVGTGEWLRLGPPLGDAVLDPDSRRPLLLVVGGTGWAQARALLEQVAQSPRPTLAFVGARSDADLYDLDRVRELVERHPWLEVVLAAPADGAGREEAARLMRDGLAERGSWEGYDVHLSGPPDLVPSLVPLLLSRDAPPDRIRHDPVPAPGEPRPLTPADWFLTRRDVPWINRTDLGHA
- a CDS encoding SPFH domain-containing protein translates to MDVIPRSLQRSVPRTQPEEQPPTGTAEPLDGPPAADAVAAPAAETPAAASPAAPDTTTPYVRRPPRSGPDLREQLPKVMLPGWAALLLMLASAVGAEMLLGRAAMLPWWLPGPEAAFPAERITAARLAVLPVCIGLFALAGLMANSGGEARVLACWGNYRGTVRKAGLVWVNPMLRRRRVDVRIRHWRSDPVDAADRDGAPIRVSLLVVWRVRDTARAVLSVLDHEDYLREQVHAVLSRTAATLPCDRFDGPGLSLRDGQWFGDELTRALAAEAAPVGLEVYSVQPLSLEYGPEVADSMRRRRVADLDADLRTVIVDDAVEAAKLAVRRLEHATGQELDRHARNALMERLLVAFVAPAGVPGAPTRRDGREGRRR
- the mscL gene encoding large conductance mechanosensitive channel protein MscL encodes the protein MEQPVKGFRSFLLRGNVVDLAVGIVIGAAFTAVVNGFVTAFLTPLMGLATGTVGDYSKKTFTVAGTEFPFGAFLNAVISFVLVAAVIYFLVVLPFGKLSARFMPRQDLEAPKADCPECLSSIPAAATRCAFCTAEVGRRPVPGQVHTGA
- a CDS encoding nucleoside/nucleotide kinase family protein — translated: MVTPSVRPITPERLADELADRIAALPGTPWLRVAVDGAPAACPGALADALCEPLRLRGRPVLRVSAGDFLRPASLRLEYGRQDPDSYYDGWLDSGGLLREVLAPLDPGGSGRVLPSLRDAASDRATRAPYTELPPGGVLLLDGALLLGRWLPFELTVHLALTPGALVRRTPPEEHWTLPAYARYDAEAEPTGSADVVVRADDPRHPALVERPG
- a CDS encoding globin domain-containing protein, whose protein sequence is MTAWFYDHLFTHHPGVRGLFADHLDEQRDRLWAALGALVSHLEDTPTLVDMVRKLGRRHAGYGALPEHYPAVGASLIATLRHFAGDAWTPETEASWAAVYEVVSSTMIDAAAGEPTPAV